One genomic region from Nocardia vinacea encodes:
- a CDS encoding DUF1707 domain-containing protein — translation MGGPESVSNGVGSGDVVGDRELRVSDAEREHVGQLLQRAVGLGMLSLGEFTERMDTALAAKTRGELNSVLVDLPGVRLVGQPAAPSTFVNSSPAFTKRVSPPPSVPSQVTPGNVIRSRLSGVNRRGRWQVAPALHLNNWLSGVTLDFTEAIMSTQVVEVHVDDYLSSLTLIVPAEATVDLNAVDLIGSSVNNKVRTGPPLGPLHVVVEGRIRFGSITAKHSLRAQWRKLMGS, via the coding sequence ATGGGTGGCCCCGAATCGGTATCCAACGGTGTCGGCTCCGGTGACGTGGTCGGCGATCGTGAGTTGCGTGTTTCCGATGCCGAACGCGAACATGTCGGTCAACTGCTCCAGCGGGCCGTCGGGCTCGGCATGCTCTCCCTCGGGGAGTTCACCGAGCGGATGGATACCGCGCTGGCTGCCAAGACCCGCGGTGAACTGAATTCCGTGCTTGTCGACCTGCCGGGCGTGCGACTCGTCGGCCAGCCTGCCGCGCCCTCGACATTCGTGAATTCCTCGCCCGCCTTCACAAAGCGGGTCTCACCGCCGCCCTCGGTCCCGTCGCAGGTCACGCCGGGGAATGTGATCCGCAGCCGCCTGTCCGGGGTCAATCGCCGCGGTCGGTGGCAGGTGGCGCCCGCACTGCATCTGAACAACTGGCTCTCCGGTGTCACCCTCGATTTCACCGAGGCGATCATGTCCACCCAGGTCGTAGAGGTGCACGTCGACGACTACCTCAGCTCACTCACCCTCATCGTCCCCGCCGAGGCCACCGTCGACCTCAACGCCGTCGACCTGATCGGCTCCAGCGTCAACAACAAGGTCCGCACCGGCCCGCCCCTCGGCCCACTGCACGTCGTCGTAGAAGGGCGAATCCGCTTCGGCTCGATAACCGCCAAACACTCCCTGCGCGCCCAATGGCGCAAGTTGATGGGTAGCTAG